TTATTCAATAGAAGATTCGATGGCTTCAAATCCCTGTGGATAATCCAGTTGCTATGGAGGTATTTGACACCCTCCAACAGCTGCATCATCAGGCATTTTACCTCACTGGTGCTAAAAGGCTGTTTCATCCTGTCCATTACTCCCCTCAAATCATGTTCTAAATGTTCCATGACCATAAAAACACTAGCTCCATTTCCCACAACAACTTCCTTGACGTTCACAATCGATgggtgattgcaagacaaaagaATATTGATTTCCCTCAAAGACGTCAACGGGAATCCATATTCATCTTCCATGTTCATCTTAATCATTTTAAGTGCCACTATCTCTTCTGTCTTCCTGTCCTTAGCTTTGTAGACAACCCCATAAGTGCCTTCATTTATCTTACTAAGCTTCTGATATTCATTTACATCTCTACTACCAGCTAACATGCTCAAGCCTATCTCAGAGGAAGCTGGTTCATCAATTTCTGACTCAGTAAAATCAGAAGTAGAACATTCTGCTTCACCAACACCAATATCAAAACGACTCCCCAACTCATGCTCTGAATGTTCATGGGCACTAATGGGTTCTACGCTGCGACGTCCGCTACCAGACCCAGATTGAGTGGACCTCCTTCCTTCCGATAACAATTCCCCACTCTCAGGAGACAAACTGCTCCTGTTCCATCTACTATTCTTGACAACATCAGTTATTACATCCTTTGGAGATTCCAAACACGTGGCCCACTTAGACGTTGCAATATTAGGTGCCTGAACCACCTGCTGCTCATCCTCCAACTGGCCCTCCTCAAGATCATCAAACGGATGTTGCCCATCCAATTGAGCTTCTACCGGCAGAACTGACACTGTAGATACAAGCTCTGGTGACAAAACACTGACCTGATGATCCTCAGAAGATATCGTCCTGGTAGCAGTCACATCAACAAACTGATTAGTTATAATAATCTTCTCACAAAGTGGAGCTCGAACCACTTTATTATCTTCTCTCTCCGACGCGAAAGGAGAACACTTTCTCCTCTTCTGAACACGATACTCCTCTCGAACCTCTCCTCTTTGAGAAACCAAGCGTGGTCGTTTCTCAGAGTCACCACGTCGCCCATCTCTCCACCTGCGATCATCATCTGCTTCAATGGGTCTTTTAGTTTGATGACGCCTCTCAGCGTCTCTACCACCACCACCTTTACGTGAATTAAAACCACGAGTacgatcaacaacaacagcaacacaACTTCTCGAAACCTCAACTCCTCCTGCCGTCATCGTAATTAAATAACCAGAATTTTCTTCTCAATGAACaatcgaataaaaaaaaatcacgataggaaccaaaatgaaaaaaacccccaaatcaCCAATATCgccacaaatcaaaaacacccAAGATAAGAAAACCCTAGGAGAATCTCAAATAAAAAGCGATAACGCAGAAGATGATTAaccgaataaaaaaaaaacaatcagatcaaatcaaagaaagagagaatcttggATGGAAATCAAATCAGATctggaaaaccctaaaaaaaagtttcaattcCAGGGAAGAGTTATGAACTCCTTCCTTTCTCCGCCGATTGTCACAGATGCCGGAAGGTCTTACCGGACGGCGAATCGGGGAAAAGGAATCCAGAAGATATcgagagagacaaagaggaaACAACTCGTCGTGGGGGAGCTTCTTCT
The Camelina sativa cultivar DH55 chromosome 6, Cs, whole genome shotgun sequence genome window above contains:
- the LOC104791068 gene encoding cyclin-dependent kinase G1-like isoform X2 translates to MTAGGVEVSRSCVAVVVDRTRGFNSRKGGGGRDAERRHQTKRPIEADDDRRWRDGRRGDSEKRPRLVSQRGEVREEYRVQKRRKCSPFASEREDNKVVRAPLCEKIIITNQFVDVTATRTISSEDHQVSVLSPELVSTVSVLPVEAQLDGQHPFDDLEEGQLEDEQQVVQAPNIATSKWATCLESPKDVITDVVKNSRWNRSSLSPESGELLSEGRRSTQSGSGSGRRSVEPISAHEHSEHELGSRFDIGVGEAECSTSDFTESEIDEPASSEIGLSMLAGSRDVNEYQKLSKINEGTYGVVYKAKDRKTEEIVALKMIKMNMEDEYGFPLTSLREINILLSCNHPSIVNVKEVVVGNGASVFMVMEHLEHDLRGVMDRMKQPFSTSEVKCLMMQLLEGVKYLHSNWIIHRDLKPSNLLLNNSGELKICDFGMARQYGSPIKPYTQLVVTQWYRSPELLLGTKEYSTAVDMWSIGCIMAELLSLKPLFRGKSQNDIDQLQQIFAVLGTPSETSWPGFTSLPGAKAKFRKQPYNLLQKRLTVDEALSHGWFDEAPLQKSKEFMPTFASKRN
- the LOC104791068 gene encoding cyclin-dependent kinase G1-like isoform X1; the protein is MTAGGVEVSRSCVAVVVDRTRGFNSRKGGGGRDAERRHQTKRPIEADDDRRWRDGRRGDSEKRPRLVSQRGEVREEYRVQKRRKCSPFASEREDNKVVRAPLCEKIIITNQFVDVTATRTISSEDHQVSVLSPELVSTVSVLPVEAQLDGQHPFDDLEEGQLEDEQQVVQAPNIATSKWATCLESPKDVITDVVKNSRWNRSSLSPESGELLSEGRRSTQSGSGSGRRSVEPISAHEHSEHELGSRFDIGVGEAECSTSDFTESEIDEPASSEIGLSMLAGSRDVNEYQKLSKINEGTYGVVYKAKDRKTEEIVALKMIKMNMEDEYGFPLTSLREINILLSCNHPSIVNVKEVVVGNGASVFMVMEHLEHDLRGVMDRMKQPFSTSEVKCLMMQLLEGVKYLHSNWIIHRDLKPSNLLLNNSGELKICDFGMARQYGSPIKPYTQLVVTQWYRSPELLLGTKEYSTAVDMWSIGCIMAELLSLKPLFRGKSQNDIDQLQQIFAVLGTPSETSWPGFTSLPGAKAKFRKQPYNLLRKKFPAVSFTGAPILSELGFDLLNRLLNCDPEKRLTVDEALSHGWFDEAPLQKSKEFMPTFASKRN